The Benincasa hispida cultivar B227 chromosome 9, ASM972705v1, whole genome shotgun sequence genome has a segment encoding these proteins:
- the LOC120084938 gene encoding serine carboxypeptidase-like 3, with amino-acid sequence MVLAPKALPSQLSIDCQEYKYNLDYYLANDDRVRKVLHIQQGTIKEWERWNVIDDYEYNIRIVVPYHVNLGLKGYRSLVYSEDHDMMVPTEARIESLNYSTIDDWRPWFILVIKYTITYANSMTFATIKGGGHTIEYKPDERSIMFYRWITGEAL; translated from the exons ATGGTTCTTGCTCCAAAAGCCTTACCTTCTCAGCTTTCTATTGACTGTCAA GAGTATAAATACAACCTCGATTATTATTTGGCCAACGATGACCGAGTTCGAAAAGTATTGCATATAC AACAAGGAACTATTAAAGAATGGGAAAGATGGAATGTTATTGAtgattatgaatataatattagGATTGTTGTTCCTTATCATGTAAATCTCGGTTTAAAAGGTTATCGGTCTTTGGT ATATAGTGAAGATCATGATATGATGGTGCCCACGGAAGCAAGGATCGAATCTCTAAATTATTCCACTATTGATGATTGGAGACCTTGGTTTATTTTGGTGATCAA ATACACAATAACATATGCAAATAGCATGACATTTGCAACCATTAAA GGTGGAGGGCACACAATAGAATACAAGCCAGACGAAAGAAGTATAATGTTTTATAGATGGATAACAGGAGAAGCTTTATAA